One genomic region from Euzebya tangerina encodes:
- a CDS encoding glycoside hydrolase family 3 C-terminal domain-containing protein, with amino-acid sequence MTSEESPADVVAGLDLDTKIRLLSGATFWTTEAVDGIPAIRVADGPHGIRRQVEADDHLGMSDARPATCFPPAITLASTWDVELAEEIGVALGIEARHHEVDVVLGPAMNLVRHPAGGRTFEYLSEDPFLTGKMAAATVRGIQSQGVGACAKHYVANNQEFYRMRVDAIIDQRTLRELYLATFEIVIRESAPWTVMSAYNLVNGEHVGESAQLLTSILREEWGFDGVVMSDWFATADRTTSVAAGMDLEMPGSAGVWDGEVRAAIHSGRLPSEAVDRACRNLATLAARAVEGRMASGVRSAPRAAGDSTDVMDQHDDLARRAAAAGTVLLTNDGILPLAAETLASEHSIGVIGQFARESRYQGGGSSRVNPTRVDDLLGALGQRLGRDVPFAPGYDGETGESSAADVGEAVRLAAACDVVVLVVGLPALIESEGWDRDTLRLPPAMDDLVRTICAVASQVVVVLQNGAPVEIPWAEEPAAVIEAWLGGQAGGSALAQVLLGEVEPRGRLAHSIPVAVADLAADADFADHPTRVVHRETLFVGYRFHDTFDVEPRFPFGHGLGYTTVELGSPAVEGVGTDLTVSVEVTNTGSRSGTAVVQVYVHDVESTVHRPEQELKGFVAVALDPGTSRRVTVRLDRRAFAVYDVAAADWLVEAGRFEIRIGTSSRDIAGVVTVDIESDDVVTAVPGPLGAVATDEELGVLLGHAVPPPRPIVPFTRDTTMADLQQTRRGRVLARTLTALQRQVLPDETDPLTRKMMRIGAEQGPLRVLPMVARQPLAMAVVDQLIAALNVGRASADTEEAGGLRGVAEPHPD; translated from the coding sequence GTGACCAGCGAGGAATCGCCCGCCGACGTCGTCGCCGGCCTGGACCTCGACACCAAGATCCGGCTGCTCTCCGGCGCGACGTTCTGGACCACCGAGGCCGTGGACGGGATCCCGGCGATCCGGGTTGCCGACGGTCCCCACGGCATCCGTCGGCAGGTCGAGGCCGACGACCACCTCGGCATGAGCGATGCGCGGCCCGCGACGTGCTTTCCACCAGCGATCACCCTGGCATCGACCTGGGACGTCGAGCTGGCCGAGGAGATCGGCGTCGCCCTCGGCATCGAAGCCCGACACCACGAGGTCGACGTCGTCCTCGGGCCGGCGATGAACCTGGTTCGGCACCCCGCCGGTGGCCGGACGTTCGAGTACCTCTCGGAGGACCCGTTCCTGACCGGCAAGATGGCGGCGGCGACCGTGCGCGGAATCCAATCGCAGGGTGTCGGGGCGTGTGCCAAGCACTACGTGGCCAACAACCAGGAGTTCTACCGGATGCGGGTCGACGCCATCATCGACCAGCGGACCCTCCGCGAGCTGTACCTGGCCACCTTCGAGATCGTGATCCGCGAGTCCGCGCCGTGGACGGTCATGTCGGCCTACAACCTGGTGAACGGCGAGCACGTGGGCGAGTCCGCGCAGTTGCTGACGTCCATCCTGCGCGAGGAGTGGGGCTTCGATGGGGTGGTCATGAGCGACTGGTTCGCGACCGCCGACCGGACGACCAGTGTGGCCGCCGGGATGGACCTCGAGATGCCCGGCTCAGCCGGCGTCTGGGACGGGGAGGTCCGAGCCGCGATCCACAGCGGTCGGCTGCCGTCGGAGGCGGTTGATCGGGCGTGCCGCAACCTGGCCACCCTGGCGGCACGGGCCGTCGAGGGGCGGATGGCCAGCGGTGTCAGGTCCGCACCTCGAGCCGCCGGTGACAGCACCGACGTCATGGACCAGCACGACGACCTCGCCCGGCGCGCAGCCGCCGCGGGCACCGTGCTGCTCACCAACGACGGAATCTTGCCCCTCGCGGCGGAGACGCTGGCCAGCGAGCACTCGATCGGCGTGATCGGCCAGTTCGCCCGCGAGTCGCGCTACCAGGGCGGCGGCAGCTCCCGCGTCAACCCGACCCGGGTCGACGACCTGCTGGGGGCGCTGGGTCAGCGGCTGGGCCGTGATGTCCCCTTCGCCCCGGGGTACGACGGCGAGACCGGGGAGTCGTCGGCTGCGGATGTCGGCGAAGCCGTCCGACTGGCCGCCGCCTGCGATGTGGTGGTGCTGGTCGTGGGGCTACCGGCTCTGATCGAGTCCGAGGGCTGGGACCGGGACACCCTCCGGCTGCCCCCGGCGATGGACGACCTGGTGCGGACGATCTGCGCGGTCGCGAGTCAGGTGGTCGTCGTCCTGCAGAACGGCGCACCGGTGGAGATCCCCTGGGCGGAGGAGCCCGCGGCGGTCATCGAGGCCTGGCTTGGCGGTCAGGCCGGTGGGTCCGCGCTGGCGCAGGTCCTGCTGGGCGAGGTCGAGCCTCGTGGCCGGCTGGCGCACTCCATCCCGGTCGCCGTCGCCGACCTGGCCGCCGACGCCGACTTCGCCGATCACCCAACACGCGTGGTGCACCGGGAGACCCTGTTCGTCGGCTACCGGTTCCACGACACCTTCGACGTCGAGCCGCGGTTTCCCTTCGGCCACGGCCTCGGCTACACCACCGTCGAGCTTGGCTCGCCGGCCGTGGAGGGGGTTGGCACCGACCTGACCGTCAGCGTCGAGGTCACCAACACCGGGTCGAGGTCCGGGACGGCGGTCGTTCAGGTCTACGTCCACGATGTCGAGTCCACCGTCCACCGGCCCGAGCAGGAGCTGAAGGGCTTCGTCGCCGTGGCACTTGACCCCGGCACGTCGCGGCGGGTGACCGTACGGCTGGACCGGCGTGCCTTCGCCGTCTATGACGTCGCAGCGGCGGACTGGCTGGTCGAGGCGGGAAGGTTCGAGATCCGCATCGGGACCTCCTCGCGGGACATCGCCGGCGTGGTGACGGTCGACATCGAGAGCGACGACGTCGTGACGGCTGTGCCTGGCCCGCTGGGAGCGGTGGCCACGGACGAGGAGCTCGGCGTGCTGCTCGGCCACGCGGTCCCGCCGCCTCGACCGATCGTCCCCTTCACCCGGGATACGACCATGGCAGATCTCCAGCAGACCCGTCGGGGCCGAGTGCTCGCCCGGACGCTCACGGCACTGCAGCGTCAGGTGCTGCCGGACGAGACCGACCCCCTCACGCGCAAGATGATGCGGATCGGCGCCGAGCAGGGGCCACTACGGGTGCTGCCCATGGTCGCCCGGCAACCGCTCGCCATGGCGGTGGTGGACCAGCTGATCGCGGCACTGAACGTCGGACGCGCCTCCGCAGACACCGAGGAGGCAGGTGGCCTGAGAGGCGTGGCAGAGCCCCATCCGGATTGA